A window of Tautonia plasticadhaerens contains these coding sequences:
- a CDS encoding DUF6807 domain-containing protein, translating into MDAFQFPRCQAIPGVDRASLAIDGREVVGYEYAPGGSRPFFYPMLGPSGRMLTRMGHPNPVGHDHHKSAWFGHQFVDGINFWGEPQGKDVQVRHRRVLWYEDRADWAAFAAELEWYAEGKVRLSHLLIAAVEPIGEGYALDLQSQFTSPDGRPVELGKTKFGFLGVRVAKTISEQFGGGTLTSSEGATGEDAIFGTRNRWVDYSGPVAPEVVEGICYLDHPDNPRHPSHWHVRRDGWMEAAFCLPEPHGVAVHHPLDLRYRLLIHPGPADRSALDAQWERFALTSAYLFEERAAGGFPGIRRGYEPNSVPGSS; encoded by the coding sequence ATGGACGCATTCCAGTTCCCCAGGTGCCAGGCGATCCCCGGGGTCGATCGCGCCTCGCTGGCGATCGACGGGCGGGAGGTGGTGGGGTACGAGTACGCGCCGGGCGGTTCTCGGCCGTTTTTCTACCCCATGCTTGGCCCCTCGGGGAGGATGCTCACGAGGATGGGGCACCCGAACCCGGTGGGCCACGATCACCACAAGTCGGCCTGGTTCGGGCACCAGTTCGTCGACGGGATCAACTTCTGGGGGGAGCCCCAGGGCAAGGACGTGCAGGTGAGGCATCGCCGCGTCCTCTGGTACGAGGATCGGGCCGACTGGGCCGCCTTCGCCGCCGAGCTGGAATGGTACGCCGAGGGGAAGGTACGGCTCTCGCACCTGCTGATCGCCGCGGTGGAGCCGATCGGCGAGGGCTACGCGCTGGACCTGCAATCGCAGTTCACTTCGCCCGACGGCCGCCCGGTGGAACTGGGAAAGACGAAATTCGGCTTCCTGGGCGTCCGGGTGGCCAAGACGATCTCGGAACAGTTCGGCGGAGGCACCCTGACCAGTTCCGAGGGTGCCACCGGCGAGGACGCGATCTTCGGCACCCGCAACCGCTGGGTGGACTATTCCGGACCCGTCGCCCCCGAGGTGGTCGAGGGCATCTGCTACCTCGACCACCCCGACAATCCCCGGCACCCCTCCCACTGGCACGTCCGCCGAGACGGCTGGATGGAGGCCGCCTTCTGCCTGCCCGAGCCCCATGGCGTGGCCGTCCACCACCCCCTCGACCTCCGCTACCGCCTGCTCATCCACCCCGGCCCGGCCGATCGATCGGCCCTCGATGCCCAATGGGAGCGTTTCGCCCTGACTTCGGCGTACCTGTTCGAGGAGAGGGCAGCAGGGGGGTTCCCGGGCATCCGGCGGGGGTATGAACCCAACAGTGTGCCCGGCTCTTCCTGA
- a CDS encoding biopolymer transporter ExbD, with translation MRRTLPAVALLLTGSIAPADDFDRLEGRVLSGLVEGPGVVARDRLTLLDLAAMPNMLQGIRSPVLLVRTDLGNPSRVLISPGFRPAHPEDGADPDAPPELVPVLVLERFATFEAGGGSAPDRLAEGRGVILFGGFTFDLDSGQVVPEGQGGDLRFVVEDEGGGGQRLEAIGGASISTLQTPPEFPETAPGTPSPGRSILPGDYAGRYRLYADGSLSGTLDLDVEGRSVSGRFRSDQTGSSYEVRGEVEDGPDPPVRFSVQLPRTTQEYEGRLFSDGKGAMAGSLVMVDRERPFFALREGGRVVPEGKAVELP, from the coding sequence ATGAGACGGACACTGCCTGCGGTCGCCTTGCTGTTGACCGGCTCGATCGCCCCCGCCGACGACTTCGACCGCCTGGAAGGCCGGGTGCTCTCCGGTCTGGTCGAGGGGCCGGGCGTGGTGGCGAGGGACCGGCTGACACTGCTGGACCTGGCCGCCATGCCGAACATGCTGCAAGGGATCCGCTCCCCGGTGCTGCTCGTGAGGACGGACCTCGGGAACCCGAGTCGGGTCCTCATTTCCCCCGGGTTCCGGCCGGCCCATCCCGAGGACGGAGCGGATCCCGACGCTCCCCCCGAGTTGGTTCCGGTCCTCGTCCTGGAGCGGTTCGCGACCTTCGAGGCCGGGGGCGGCTCAGCCCCCGACCGCCTGGCCGAGGGCCGGGGCGTGATCCTCTTCGGCGGCTTCACGTTCGATCTCGATTCCGGCCAGGTCGTCCCCGAGGGGCAGGGGGGGGACCTCCGCTTCGTCGTCGAGGACGAAGGGGGGGGCGGTCAGCGGCTGGAGGCGATCGGCGGCGCCTCGATTTCCACGCTACAGACGCCGCCCGAATTCCCCGAGACGGCCCCCGGCACCCCGTCTCCCGGCCGGTCGATCCTGCCGGGGGACTACGCCGGGCGCTATCGCCTGTACGCCGACGGCTCCCTCTCGGGGACGCTGGATCTCGACGTCGAGGGGCGATCCGTCTCGGGGCGGTTCCGATCGGACCAGACCGGCTCGTCGTACGAGGTGCGGGGGGAGGTCGAGGACGGGCCGGATCCCCCGGTCCGGTTCTCGGTGCAGCTCCCCCGGACGACCCAGGAGTACGAGGGTCGCCTCTTCTCCGACGGCAAGGGGGCGATGGCCGGCTCGCTCGTCATGGTCGACCGCGAGCGGCCGTTCTTCGCCCTCCGGGAGGGCGGCCGCGTCGTCCCCGAGGGAAAGGCGGTGGAGCTGCCTTGA
- a CDS encoding DNA repair helicase XPB, protein MQQYNPANPLIVQGDRTVLLEVDNPLYPEARDALAPFAELEKSPEHIHTYRLTPLSLWNAAAAGMTADEMVDVLGLFTKFPLPPSLGNDLAELVGRYGRVRLERVDGELRLISSDRPLLEELARRKGLRDLLFHRIDDTSFAVDDSHRGLLKQQLIAAGYPAEDLAGYSPGTPLEVNLREGEARSGRAFQVRDYQRQSVDAFYAGGDARGGSGVIVLPCGAGKTIVGIAAMAKIKTQTLVLTTSTTAVEQWRREILDKTDLTDEQVATYTGDSEKKIAPVTLATYQIVTYRPSKTGPFPHFKLFAERDWGLIVYDEVHLLPAPVFRVTADIQARRRLGLTATLVREDGREDDVFSLIGPKKFDVPWRILEQKGWIAEARCVEIRAGLPDPNRMEYAIAEWRDKFRLASENPLKDELVEELLSRHDGPDDRVLVIGQYLNQLRRLAERFEIPLITGQTSNGVREDLYGKFRRGEIRKLILSKVGNFAIDLPDANVMVQVSGTFGSRQEEAQRLGRILRPKGGEEPATFYSLVSRDTREMEFAHHRQLFLTEQGYSYEILDASDLLDGLAPGPRPPEADDEADDEAVDSPPRRERAGARGE, encoded by the coding sequence ATGCAGCAGTACAACCCCGCCAACCCCCTGATCGTGCAGGGCGACCGGACGGTCCTGCTCGAGGTCGATAATCCGCTCTACCCCGAGGCCCGAGACGCCCTCGCCCCGTTCGCGGAGCTGGAGAAGAGCCCCGAGCACATCCACACCTACCGGCTCACCCCCCTGTCGCTCTGGAACGCGGCGGCCGCCGGGATGACGGCCGACGAGATGGTGGACGTGCTCGGCCTCTTCACCAAGTTCCCGCTGCCCCCCAGCCTCGGGAATGACCTGGCCGAATTGGTCGGCCGGTACGGCCGGGTCCGGCTGGAGCGGGTCGACGGTGAATTGCGGCTGATCTCCTCCGATCGCCCCTTGCTGGAGGAGCTGGCCCGCCGCAAAGGGTTGCGTGATCTACTCTTCCACCGGATCGACGACACCTCGTTCGCCGTCGACGATTCCCACCGCGGCCTGCTGAAGCAGCAACTCATCGCCGCCGGATACCCGGCCGAGGACCTCGCCGGGTACTCCCCCGGCACCCCCTTGGAGGTGAACCTCCGGGAGGGGGAGGCCCGCTCGGGCCGCGCCTTCCAGGTCCGGGACTATCAGCGGCAGTCGGTCGACGCCTTCTACGCGGGGGGGGACGCCCGGGGGGGCTCCGGGGTGATCGTCCTGCCCTGCGGCGCCGGCAAGACAATCGTCGGCATCGCGGCGATGGCCAAGATCAAGACCCAGACCCTCGTGCTGACCACCAGCACGACCGCCGTCGAGCAGTGGAGGCGCGAGATCCTCGACAAGACGGATCTCACCGACGAGCAAGTCGCCACCTACACCGGGGACTCCGAGAAGAAGATCGCCCCGGTGACGCTGGCCACCTACCAGATCGTTACCTATCGACCGAGCAAGACCGGCCCCTTCCCCCACTTCAAGCTGTTCGCCGAGCGCGACTGGGGCCTGATCGTCTACGACGAGGTCCACCTGCTGCCGGCACCCGTCTTCCGGGTGACCGCCGACATCCAGGCCCGACGCCGGCTCGGCCTGACCGCCACCCTGGTCCGGGAGGACGGCCGGGAGGACGACGTCTTCAGCCTCATCGGCCCGAAGAAATTCGACGTGCCCTGGCGGATCCTGGAGCAGAAGGGCTGGATCGCCGAGGCCCGGTGCGTCGAGATCCGGGCCGGGCTGCCGGACCCGAACCGCATGGAGTACGCAATCGCCGAGTGGCGGGACAAGTTCCGACTCGCCAGCGAGAACCCCCTGAAGGACGAGCTGGTCGAGGAGCTGCTCTCCCGGCACGACGGCCCCGACGACCGCGTCCTGGTCATCGGCCAGTACTTGAACCAGCTCAGGCGCCTCGCCGAACGCTTCGAGATCCCACTGATCACCGGCCAGACCTCCAACGGCGTCCGGGAGGATCTCTACGGCAAGTTCCGTCGCGGCGAGATCCGCAAGCTGATCCTCTCCAAGGTCGGCAACTTCGCCATCGACCTGCCCGACGCCAACGTGATGGTCCAGGTCTCCGGCACCTTCGGCAGCCGACAGGAGGAGGCCCAGCGGCTCGGGCGGATCCTCCGGCCCAAGGGGGGTGAGGAGCCCGCCACCTTCTACTCGCTCGTCTCCCGGGACACCCGGGAGATGGAGTTCGCCCACCATCGCCAGCTCTTCCTGACCGAGCAGGGCTACTCCTACGAGATCCTCGACGCGTCCGACCTGCTCGACGGCCTCGCCCCCGGCCCCCGCCCCCCCGAGGCCGACGACGAGGCCGACGACGAGGCCGTCGACTCGCCTCCCCGTCGAGAACGCGCCGGCGCGAGGGGCGAGTGA
- a CDS encoding helicase-associated domain-containing protein, translating to MTDPTPDDLPTDEPEDGPEGDAQDGDGASPIPCSYRSALATSGPWRLRAILKELGVDPGRRSLGLDEALAEHLDAPSTVGRILDALGPEPHQAFGLFSRTETPVWPAVALGEALLGLGVDPARALDRPLALGLVAPMPAPDGPDDQLFPLVPGRIPGLRFVAHPAALESTRIRPPLGDGPATLGEPARLVRESDGLEPVLRLAALWQLADAAPLKRTRQGDLYKRDRQRLDEDPALAGPIADVLRPVDDPVSRWLNLARSVGLLLDEPDSDRIVSAPSEFWGEHGVHLPQMIAARWLGGGDLRLGPAADPGSSLALRIASLLALASAGEDDWFLLEELATWLGARMHPPAPAESKPERRKGRPEPPPPDDPMLDALHAALLGPAYLLGLVRVGESGPGGLPAVQLSPRGRYVLGLGPPPPPPPRIEQFLFVQPNFEIVAYRQGMNPALIGRLSRFARWEQLGSALTLRLNSDSIDRGLASGLSAGEIRDWLGKHAVRPLPDGVSGAIDTWAGRRDRLTYFSSATLIEFGSPSELEEALADWPEGPSSPPMRVADRVLLVEDEGAIPFKRFRLAGARDYRRPPETCVGVGADGVSLSADPARGDLFVEAELSRFADLDPDTPADALRRRYVVSPESLRRASAEGMTAASLSQWYAHRTGGKIPPAVRLIARLVDLEGEGLPPPLKADRPLLLRAPDPEILDGLLQHPDTRPLLGDRLGPTAAVVRSVDPAALRDALRRLGVRLDLD from the coding sequence ATGACCGACCCGACGCCCGACGACCTGCCGACCGACGAGCCCGAGGACGGCCCCGAGGGCGACGCCCAGGACGGGGACGGGGCCTCCCCGATCCCCTGCTCCTATCGCTCCGCCCTGGCCACGTCCGGCCCATGGCGGCTCCGGGCCATCCTCAAGGAACTGGGCGTCGACCCGGGCCGCCGCTCCCTCGGCCTGGACGAGGCGCTGGCCGAACATCTCGACGCCCCGAGCACCGTCGGCCGAATCCTCGACGCCCTCGGCCCCGAGCCGCACCAGGCGTTCGGCCTCTTCTCCCGCACCGAGACGCCGGTCTGGCCGGCCGTCGCCCTCGGCGAGGCCCTGCTCGGCCTGGGCGTCGACCCGGCCCGGGCGCTCGATCGCCCCCTCGCCCTCGGCCTGGTCGCCCCGATGCCGGCCCCGGACGGCCCCGATGACCAGCTCTTCCCGCTCGTTCCGGGGAGGATCCCCGGGCTGAGGTTCGTCGCCCACCCCGCCGCCCTCGAATCGACCCGCATCCGCCCCCCGCTCGGGGACGGGCCGGCTACCCTGGGGGAGCCCGCCCGGCTCGTCCGCGAGTCCGACGGCCTCGAGCCGGTGCTCCGCCTGGCGGCCCTCTGGCAGCTCGCCGACGCCGCGCCCCTGAAACGGACCCGGCAGGGGGATCTCTACAAGCGGGACCGCCAGCGTCTCGACGAGGATCCCGCCCTCGCCGGGCCGATCGCCGACGTGCTCCGCCCCGTGGACGACCCCGTCTCCCGCTGGCTCAACCTCGCCCGGTCCGTCGGGCTGCTCCTCGACGAGCCGGATTCCGACCGGATCGTCTCCGCGCCCTCTGAGTTCTGGGGCGAGCACGGGGTCCACCTGCCCCAGATGATCGCGGCCCGCTGGCTCGGTGGCGGCGACTTGCGCCTCGGCCCCGCCGCTGACCCCGGCTCCTCGCTCGCCCTCCGGATCGCCTCCCTGCTCGCCCTCGCCTCGGCCGGGGAGGACGACTGGTTCCTCCTGGAGGAACTCGCCACCTGGCTCGGGGCGAGGATGCACCCGCCCGCCCCGGCCGAGTCGAAGCCCGAACGCCGGAAGGGCCGGCCCGAGCCCCCGCCGCCCGACGACCCGATGCTCGACGCGCTGCATGCCGCCCTGCTCGGCCCGGCCTACCTGCTCGGCCTCGTCCGGGTCGGCGAGTCCGGGCCGGGCGGTCTCCCGGCGGTGCAGCTCTCCCCCCGGGGCCGCTACGTGCTCGGCCTCGGCCCGCCGCCCCCGCCCCCCCCTCGGATCGAGCAATTCCTGTTCGTCCAGCCGAACTTCGAGATCGTCGCCTACCGACAGGGGATGAACCCCGCGCTGATCGGCCGACTGAGCCGGTTCGCCCGCTGGGAACAGCTCGGGTCGGCCCTGACGCTCCGGCTCAACTCCGACTCCATCGACCGCGGCCTCGCCTCCGGCCTCTCGGCCGGTGAGATCCGGGATTGGTTGGGCAAGCATGCCGTCCGCCCCCTCCCCGACGGGGTCTCCGGCGCCATCGACACCTGGGCCGGCCGACGCGACCGCCTCACCTATTTCTCCTCCGCCACGCTCATCGAGTTCGGCTCCCCCTCCGAGCTGGAGGAGGCCCTGGCCGATTGGCCTGAGGGCCCCTCCTCGCCGCCGATGCGGGTGGCCGACCGGGTTTTGCTCGTCGAGGACGAAGGCGCGATCCCGTTCAAACGCTTCCGGCTCGCCGGGGCCCGCGACTATCGCCGCCCCCCCGAGACCTGCGTCGGGGTCGGCGCCGACGGGGTCTCCCTCTCCGCCGACCCGGCCCGGGGCGACCTCTTCGTCGAGGCCGAGTTGTCCCGGTTCGCCGACCTCGACCCGGACACGCCCGCCGACGCCCTCCGACGCCGATACGTCGTCTCCCCGGAGTCGCTCCGACGGGCCTCGGCCGAGGGGATGACCGCCGCCTCGCTCTCCCAGTGGTACGCCCACCGGACCGGCGGCAAGATCCCCCCCGCCGTCCGCCTGATCGCCCGCCTGGTCGACCTCGAAGGAGAGGGGCTCCCCCCTCCCCTCAAGGCCGACCGACCGCTCTTGCTCCGGGCCCCCGACCCCGAAATCCTCGACGGCCTGCTCCAGCATCCCGACACCCGCCCGTTGCTCGGCGACCGCCTGGGGCCCACGGCCGCGGTGGTCCGATCCGTCGACCCCGCCGCGCTCCGCGACGCCCTCCGACGGCTCGGCGTCCGGCTCGATCTGGACTGA
- a CDS encoding RNA polymerase sigma factor has protein sequence MPLRDFDRQLLDRCLKREPGSWIEFVDRYMGLIYHVIHHVSYARSVTLSQADVEDICAEILLRVVDDDYAVLRRFKAQSSLPTYLTVVARRICVKEMVKRQREASLGHTRAHRAAVDVEDLTEEVVEPIASAEDVEAMLRHLSDREAKVIRMYHLSFLNYRQIGKELDIPENSVGPILAKARRKLREAAEERSR, from the coding sequence GTGCCCCTCCGCGACTTCGACCGCCAATTGCTCGACCGATGCCTGAAGCGGGAGCCCGGCTCCTGGATCGAGTTCGTCGACCGCTACATGGGCCTGATCTATCACGTCATCCACCACGTCTCCTACGCCCGGAGCGTCACGCTCAGCCAGGCCGACGTGGAGGACATCTGCGCCGAGATCCTGCTGCGAGTCGTCGACGACGATTACGCCGTGCTCCGCCGCTTCAAGGCCCAGAGTTCGCTGCCGACCTACCTCACGGTGGTCGCCCGCCGGATCTGCGTCAAGGAGATGGTCAAGCGCCAGCGAGAGGCCTCGCTCGGCCATACGAGGGCCCACCGGGCGGCCGTCGACGTCGAGGATCTCACCGAGGAGGTCGTCGAGCCGATCGCCTCGGCCGAGGATGTCGAGGCGATGCTCCGGCACCTCTCCGATCGGGAGGCGAAGGTCATCCGCATGTACCACCTGTCCTTCCTGAATTACCGGCAGATCGGCAAGGAACTGGACATCCCCGAGAACTCCGTCGGCCCCATCCTCGCCAAGGCCCGCCGCAAGCTCCGGGAGGCCGCGGAGGAACGCTCCCGCTGA
- a CDS encoding response regulator — protein MDTTPDRPVILIADDHPQNVELLEAYLSGIDCEILTAADGEETLQVVREQKPDLVLLDVMMPRVSGFEVCRTIRADPETSNTLVLIVTALNEAADFERGVQAGTDDFLTKPVNKVELLCRVKSLLRVRHLKNQLDRTLAYLSEVEEASRGRG, from the coding sequence ATGGACACCACCCCGGACCGCCCGGTCATCCTCATCGCCGACGACCACCCCCAGAACGTCGAGTTGCTGGAGGCGTACCTCTCGGGGATCGACTGCGAGATCCTCACCGCCGCCGACGGCGAGGAGACGCTCCAGGTCGTCCGCGAGCAGAAACCGGACCTCGTCCTGCTCGACGTGATGATGCCCCGCGTCTCCGGCTTCGAGGTCTGCCGGACGATCCGGGCCGACCCCGAGACGAGCAACACCCTGGTCCTGATCGTGACCGCCCTGAACGAGGCCGCCGACTTCGAACGCGGCGTCCAGGCCGGGACCGACGACTTCCTGACGAAGCCCGTGAATAAGGTCGAACTGCTCTGCCGGGTCAAGAGCTTGCTCCGGGTCCGGCACCTCAAGAATCAGCTCGACCGGACCCTCGCCTACCTCTCCGAGGTCGAGGAGGCGAGCCGGGGGCGAGGCTGA
- the sppA gene encoding signal peptide peptidase SppA has product MNTALIAWLVLLAPGWVSPAPQDDPKPADAGKPDEESTKASKPPIVVDLTLKGTLAEAPSPLGLDGSPIEKNLPTLLGKIETAAKDDEVKALVLRFRDLAVGPGKANELRRAISDFRETGKPVVALLEMAGNADYWVASAADRVVMPESGSLMLSGLAAEVTFFKGLFDKLGVQPDYLQVGEYKGAAEPYTRTEMSPEFREELTAVLSDEFDLFIESIAEGRKLDAAVARALVDDGPYTASKAVEVGLVDELAYPDQVEEHLAEALGVKEVKLDEEYGEPEPEDYSGFAGFMKLLQELSGEGTKAAESKAPKVAVIYATGVIQAGKSSPGSFLGEAVMGSDTIVEQIEKAEQDETVKAIVLRVDSPGGSALASDLMWRAIVEAEKPIVASMSDTAASGGYYISMGCDSIFAEPGTLTGSIGVVGGKFALGGLLEKVGVTTDTVRVGENGALFSPFSPFNEEQEEAVRAMMEDTYRQFVSKAAEGREMEFDALEDLAGGRVYSGRKAKELGLVDELGTLEEAVAKAKALADLGPEVEVERLVLPEPKSIFESLSEAFDGMGIRAPVLGVESVLPEPIRSVAARAEALRKLVEREPAVLLLPFEVRIR; this is encoded by the coding sequence ATGAACACCGCACTCATCGCCTGGCTCGTGCTGCTGGCACCGGGCTGGGTTTCCCCCGCCCCCCAGGACGACCCGAAGCCTGCCGACGCCGGGAAACCCGACGAGGAGTCGACGAAGGCGTCGAAGCCCCCGATCGTGGTCGACCTGACCCTCAAGGGGACCCTGGCCGAGGCCCCGTCCCCGCTGGGGCTCGACGGCTCGCCGATCGAGAAGAATTTGCCGACCTTGCTGGGGAAGATCGAAACGGCCGCGAAGGACGACGAGGTGAAGGCCCTGGTCCTCCGGTTCCGGGACCTGGCCGTCGGGCCGGGCAAGGCCAACGAGCTGCGCCGGGCGATTTCCGACTTCCGGGAGACGGGCAAGCCCGTCGTCGCCCTGCTGGAGATGGCCGGCAACGCCGACTACTGGGTCGCCTCGGCCGCCGACCGAGTGGTGATGCCCGAGAGCGGCTCGCTGATGCTCTCCGGCCTGGCGGCCGAGGTCACCTTCTTCAAAGGGCTGTTCGACAAGCTCGGCGTCCAGCCCGACTACCTGCAGGTCGGCGAATACAAGGGGGCCGCCGAGCCCTACACCCGGACCGAGATGAGCCCCGAGTTCCGGGAGGAGCTGACCGCCGTCCTCTCCGACGAGTTCGACCTGTTCATCGAGTCCATCGCCGAGGGCCGCAAGCTCGACGCCGCCGTGGCCCGGGCCCTGGTCGACGACGGCCCCTACACGGCCTCCAAGGCGGTCGAGGTCGGCCTGGTCGACGAGCTGGCCTACCCGGACCAGGTCGAGGAGCACCTGGCCGAGGCGCTCGGCGTGAAAGAGGTTAAGCTCGACGAGGAGTATGGCGAGCCCGAGCCGGAGGACTATTCCGGGTTCGCCGGGTTCATGAAGCTGCTCCAGGAACTGTCCGGGGAGGGGACCAAGGCGGCCGAGTCCAAGGCGCCCAAGGTGGCCGTCATCTACGCGACCGGCGTGATCCAGGCCGGCAAGTCCTCCCCGGGGTCCTTCCTGGGAGAGGCGGTGATGGGCTCCGACACGATCGTCGAGCAGATCGAGAAGGCCGAGCAGGACGAGACGGTCAAGGCGATCGTCCTCCGGGTCGACTCCCCCGGCGGCAGCGCCCTGGCAAGCGACCTGATGTGGCGGGCGATCGTCGAGGCCGAGAAGCCGATCGTGGCCAGCATGTCCGACACCGCCGCCTCCGGCGGGTACTACATCAGCATGGGCTGCGACTCGATCTTCGCCGAGCCGGGCACCCTGACCGGCTCGATCGGCGTGGTCGGCGGCAAGTTCGCCCTCGGCGGCCTGCTGGAGAAGGTGGGCGTGACGACCGACACGGTCCGGGTGGGGGAGAATGGGGCCCTGTTCTCCCCCTTCTCCCCCTTCAACGAGGAGCAGGAGGAGGCCGTCCGGGCGATGATGGAGGACACGTATCGCCAGTTCGTGTCCAAGGCCGCCGAGGGGAGGGAGATGGAATTCGACGCCCTGGAGGACCTGGCCGGGGGCCGGGTCTACTCCGGCCGCAAGGCCAAGGAGCTCGGCCTGGTCGACGAGCTGGGGACTCTGGAGGAGGCGGTGGCGAAGGCGAAGGCGCTGGCCGACCTGGGCCCCGAGGTCGAGGTCGAGCGGCTGGTCCTGCCCGAGCCGAAGTCGATCTTCGAGTCGCTCTCCGAGGCGTTCGACGGCATGGGGATCCGCGCCCCGGTCCTCGGCGTCGAGTCCGTGCTGCCGGAGCCGATCCGGTCGGTCGCCGCCCGGGCGGAAGCCCTCCGCAAGCTGGTGGAGCGGGAGCCGGCGGTGCTCCTCCTGCCATTCGAGGTCCGCATCCGCTGA
- a CDS encoding STAS domain-containing protein: protein MSQGARQRLQLETIDDVVVVSFTDSKIVSDEVIQEVGEQLYGLVDEQGHSRLLLNFSNVMYLSSAALGKLIQLKKKVGAVKGTMKLCCIHPDLLEVFKITRLDQVFPIYKDEQSALDSF, encoded by the coding sequence ATGTCGCAAGGTGCCCGCCAGCGACTCCAGCTCGAGACGATCGACGACGTGGTCGTCGTCAGCTTCACCGACAGCAAGATCGTCTCCGACGAGGTCATTCAGGAGGTCGGCGAACAGCTCTACGGCCTCGTCGATGAGCAGGGCCACTCCCGGCTCCTGCTGAATTTCAGCAACGTCATGTACCTCTCCAGCGCCGCCCTCGGCAAGCTGATCCAGCTGAAGAAGAAGGTCGGCGCCGTCAAGGGGACGATGAAGCTCTGCTGCATCCACCCGGACCTGCTGGAGGTCTTCAAGATCACCCGGCTGGACCAGGTCTTCCCGATCTACAAGGACGAGCAGTCGGCCCTCGACTCGTTCTGA
- a CDS encoding STAS domain-containing protein, with protein MGPPHADPGAAPPPPGSTILVESDMGGGVVVVRFLVDSIWTPSVVDRFGGDLRGLADRLERRAGVVLDFTGVEAIVSTGLGWVIRFFKWVRVERGGDVVFCGLGPWLSEVFRLPGPAPWVIYPGRDEAVAALRTSSAARPAPPGGRTSAP; from the coding sequence ATGGGCCCGCCACATGCCGATCCCGGGGCCGCTCCCCCGCCGCCCGGCTCGACGATCCTGGTCGAGTCGGACATGGGCGGCGGGGTGGTCGTCGTCCGGTTCCTGGTCGACTCGATCTGGACCCCGTCGGTCGTCGATCGGTTCGGTGGCGACCTCCGAGGGCTGGCCGATCGGCTCGAGCGTCGGGCGGGGGTCGTCCTGGACTTCACCGGCGTCGAGGCGATCGTCAGCACCGGGCTCGGCTGGGTCATCCGCTTCTTCAAGTGGGTGCGGGTCGAACGCGGGGGCGACGTCGTCTTCTGCGGGCTCGGCCCCTGGCTCTCGGAAGTCTTCCGGCTCCCCGGGCCGGCGCCCTGGGTCATCTATCCGGGCCGTGATGAAGCGGTCGCCGCCCTCCGGACCTCCTCGGCCGCCCGCCCGGCCCCCCCCGGGGGGCGAACTTCGGCCCCCTGA